The DNA region CCGTGAGCGCGCCTGAATCTCCCGACAGGTCTTCACGCGGGAGTGCTCGTTCCCCAGGACCAATTCCTTCCACGAGTCAAAGCTGGCCTGGGGAATAGTTGTCGCGGTGGCTCCTTTGTCAGGAGGCGTTTCTGCCTGTAGCCTTGGCTGTATCCCTCCCTTGCTGAACTGCGCTACTACGCTTGTAGATCCGTCCCCTTTTGGCCCAGTttctcctgctcaattttcatctagcaaacaCGTTTTTAGAAATAGGCCCTTGTGTAAGAGCCTAGAGTCGCTTCATGATTTcttttcatgcatgtattttggaTAATAAAGTCAATGTAGTGCTTAAAAATTGCAACTGTGATGAGCGTGTAAAACCTGATTTCGTAGTTAATATTGGCGCTGTAGGAGTAGGGTAGATGGTGCTCCGCATCCCTTGCCCtgcgtatttgctgcatatttgaaaTTCACGCAAAGTAAAGTTagatgtagctgacctgattatggAAAACGCCCTGCTCAAGGTGAGGCACATCTCTCAGCAAGGTAGTTAGGCATAGGCACCgagctcgcttatgattttcaaagaggggctgatttttgattcccgcatgggGCCGACCTAAAAGGCCGTTggtcgtgaggacagagctcacttttgattctcgcatgggagccgacctaagaaggtcgttgggcgtgagagcagagctcacttataactcgtcgcATGGGGCCGACCTAAAAGGCCGTTggtcgtgaggacagagctcacttttgattctcgcatgggagccgacctaagaaggtcgttgggcgtgagagcagagctcacttataactcgcactgaggcgagagtctgggactaccgacctaaaaggtcgttgggcgtgagcgcggggctcacttttaattctcgcatgggagccgacctaagaaggtcgttgggcgtgaggacagagctcacttataactcgcactgaggcgagagtctgggactaccgacctaaaaggtcgttgggcgtgagcgcggggctcacttttaattctcgcatgggagccgacctaagaaggtcgttgggcgtgaggacagagctcacttataactcgcactggggcgagagggCGGGCCTGCCGGTTGAATGTGACGGtgggcgtgagcacggggctcacttttaattctcgcatgggagccgacctaagaaggtcgttgggcgtgaggacagagctcacttataactcgcactggggcgagagtctgggactaccgacctaaaaggtcgttgggcgtgagcacggggctcacttttaattctcgcatgggagccgacctaagaaggtcgttgggcgtgaggacagagctcacttataactcacactggggcgagagtctgggtactccggtccgagaccggtggcgatggcgctggtccgagacctgcTGGACCCTCCTTGCTAGTAGCACAGATGTGACGCACTCTTCAGCCTCCATTTGCCTCATCTAAACCACCTTAATTACTTCTACCGGCTGGGCGTTATTCGCCAGTTTTGCGCTCGTTCTGCCGCATCCCTCGTCTTCctgcaagcatatcatgcatagtATAGGATGTGGGCGGGAGAGAGGGAACGTGAACCTTATTCTGCCCTGGGCACGCAACGCTCTTCTAGCTTGTGGGAGCTTCGCGTGCCTTTGCATGCTGGTGTGGTAACGAACCGGCCTGGGGGCTGTCTCCACCGAGATGCTTGCCTAGCTACTCCGAGTAAGCAGCTCCCCTGACTGCCAACCCGTGCCTTCCTAACCTCCGCTGATCAGCCCTGTTCCCTGCGCGACCCCTACTGGACTGCCTGGCCCTTGCAACTCTGTAAAATCTCCCACTCGACCTTACCGAGGGATGCCTCTTTTTTAGAGCCATACCTTGTCATGATTACTCCGCCGCGCCTATCTTTAATAGGTTTATTCTTATACTGACACCTGTCCGTTGCATTTATGGTCCACGCTTCCTGACGTCAGTTTCCATACCTTTTTCGTACGCCTCCGTGCTTACTTCCCTTTAGACGGCGCGGGGCgggttacccaaaaagatactcggcccgattcttgatgcttcttaggcatgaatgggctttataaaccctaaaggtcatCTGCCGCTTCCTTTCCAACGCTTCGTTCTCCTCCCCTCCTCCTCCGTGCTCGTCCTTGCTAGTGCAACTTGTCATCTTCCGGCCTGAGCTCGCGACCCCTCTGCCTTTCTGATCGTTCCTGGCCTGTGATCCTTCTCGCCTCTAACCTTCTTGCTTGCTTCTCCCTCGCGACAATGGCTGGTAAGGACCTCCCCTGGTATTCATGCTATCTTCCGGATTTGGACCACCGTGACCTGTCGGTATTACAATCCCTTCTGCAATTGGATTTCTCATATGAGCTTCGACTCCCATCACCCAATGAGAATCCTTCGTCTCCTCCTGAAGGTTTTATCACTGTTTTTAGAGATCAGATTGTgggcggtcttcgctttcctttgcaCCCCTTTATTTCAGGCTTGTGCCAGTATTGCGGCATCGACATCTCCCAGTTTGCTCCCAATGTATTTCGAGCTATCTGTGGAACCGTCATCTTATGCCGTATCTATCGAATTTCCTTGACGCCTCACCTATTCCAGCACTTCTACTCTTTCCGGCGAGCCGAGGCGGGgatattcaacgttcaggccaagccgggctttaagttctttgatggcctaccttcttccaataagggttggaggtcccgctttttctttcttaaaccGCCTTCCCCCTTGGCTGGGTCTTCTCAGTGGCGCCCCCTCCCGACTTCGGCTTTTCCCCCACATGTTCATGAATCTGCCTGCTTTGCAGCTGCGGACAAGTTGACCGGTGTTCTTGTTCGCTTGTCTGTGTTGATGCTGGAAGGCATCTTATACACCTTCGGTCTTAGTCCCGTTCCTGCCGAAATCGGAGCTCCCTTTGGTAAGTTGTCTATTCTTGCAcgccgctcttcgctaactgaggtgccttttcttttttattcttgtagCGGCTGCTATCCTCCATTCCTTCGCCTGCCAAGAGACGCCCGCAGTTGCTGTCCTGGAAGCCCTGCATCAGGAGTTGACACCAGGCCTACCTTCTGATCCAGCTGCTGCCTTCGATCCTCAACTTCCAGCACCCCCGACCTCTGATGTTGTGATTGCCCCGTCGCTCGCAGTGCTACCTTCTCCCAGCGCTGCAGACCCAGCATCGCCCACACCTCCGATCAACCTGCGACTGCTTCTTCGCCCACTAGACAGGCTCCTCCTCTCCGTCCTACTCTACGGCTGCGTGTGACGCGCAATAGCAAACGGACGACCCCAGTCACCGccacttctcctccaccttcatAGCGCCAACGCGTGGTGGTTCTTTCTTCCCCCTCCAAGTCTTCGGGCACGAGCTCGGCTCAGGAGACAAGTTTGGGCCAGGAACAGGCCTATGACCTGGAGGTGGCAGGCCCGCCGTCAGATCAACTTACTACGGCGCCACTCCAGAGCGTGCTACCTGCCCCGCCTTCGTCCTCCAGCGATCAGCTTCCATACTTACTGATGCCCTCCGCGTCTCCTCTTCGCGTGCCTCCGAGCTCGGCCATGCCGACCCCGAACTTGCCCTCGACAGACCCAGCCTTCGAAGCGTTGTGGAGGCTTCCTTTGGAGACCGACCCGCCCTGCACACCTGCTGCTGATTCGTCGCCTGTCTTCGGTAGGGTCAACTTCTTTGGGGACCTGGCCATCTCCTGGCAATCAGCCAGCCAGCAGTTCTGGGAGAGCGGCTCTCCTTTGGGGGAATTCGATCAGATTGCTCGTTCACTGGTCGCGGTAAGTCCCTTCTCCTATGTTCCCTTGTATTCGTGTATCTCTGtaacctccttcctcttcttccggctactggcagaCCTGCTCCGCGAGTCTGAGCGCCGTGCAACGAGCGaccgagcttcagcgagagaacgcGACGCTCAAGGCACGTCTCCAGGAATTAGGGCATCCTGCGACTTCCTCAGCTTCTCCCGAGCCCCCTTTGGGAAGCTTGGATGCCTATTTGCGGGCCATCGGGGAGTCAgcagcttcggctcggaccatctcccaTGCTGCCTTTGATAAACTTCAACAGTTGGAGGCGGCTTTGAAGACAAGTGAGTCTTCCCTGGCCTCTGAAGTGGAAcgccgtcaagcggcgacctctGAACTGAAAAACCGAGAGGCAGAGTTGCTTGCCCAATCTAGGGAATTGGCCCTGCTGAAGCAAGGTCGGGAGCTCCTACAAATGGGGTTGGCTGAAGCCCAAACTGTGGCCAATGCTGCTGTGGGTCGGGAAACCACCCTACGAGCTCAGTGGGAAGCTTGCCAGGCCCAGCTTCAATCTTTGCAGGCGAAGCTTTCGCGGGCCCAGGAGGTAGTGTCTCAGGGCCAGAGTGACCTGAATGCAGCTCACGCGGAGGCTATCGAGGACAAGGACGCCATGGCAGAGTACTTGGCGGGAGAGCTCGGGCGGCTGAAGGCCTACCGCTTGGCCTATGTTcgttcttcctttttccttcagaAGCTGGGGCGCTGGATGGTCGTGCTGCTGAGTTACGGGGCTGCTGGCGGGATAAGACAAGCCTTCGAGCAAGGTTATTTGCGTGCAGCGCCCCCCGCCACTTTCTTGGATACTGCTCGCCTGGCCCGGGAACTGCCGCAGGACGCCTTCCCCTCCTTCGAGGCGGATGACGGGCTCTTCTtccaggctgctcctcctcctgctgccgcTCCAACCCTCGTAGAGGTGTCTCCCCAGGATCTTCCTGCCGCCATCCCCAAAGCTTCTGAAGCCCTGGCCCCTCCTCCTGCTGAGTCGGCCGACCCAGCACCCCCTCTGTCGGCCTTTGATGACCCGTCTCCCCCTTCTCCGAATGTAGTGTAATTAGAACTATGTTAGGCTGCTTACTTTTTGATGCGTTGATACCGGCTTTTCTTCGGTGGTATTTGTGTAATGGTACTGACCTCGGCCTGTTTGTCTTCGCTTTCCCCTACGATCCTACAACTGTGCTGCGTCTCCTTCGCACACTGATAGCTTGTTTTCTTCGGCAAGTTGTTCGTTGGTTTCGGCCGAGCTCCGATGATCAGATTTCCCTTATCTACTTTCTTTCGCTACGTAGCCTCTCCTCCCATCGCCGCCCTCCTAATGGGCTTGCCTGGGTTAAAGGTTACCTCGTGTGTCCGTGCAACCCGCGGATTTGACTTATCCGCCTTCTGGTGACCCTTCCATACGCTTTTGTCCTGTTTAACACAATTTCCCAGGGAGGCGCTTCGTATCTCGGACCCTTATCTTTCCCTTAATGCCCCCTGGTTGTCTCCTCGAAGCTCATCGCAGAACGTCCCCCGTCTACTCCAGACCCTGCATCTACCGTCCGTTGTTGACTTACGAAAATGTCCTCCgcccaccatacctataagtattaTCTGACTCTTTCTTTCGCTATGACAGTAAAGCACTCAAGCGTCGCCGCCGTCGACTGATCGTTTCTGAGACTGCGCCgcgcttcttctttcttctctaagCTTCCCCTTTTCGTCTGTTCCTTCTGCCGCCTGAGATAATCTTCCTTGCAATGGCTTCTCCTTCTTGGGCTTCCTTGCTAGCGGAGCATTTCCCAAGCGCTTCAACTTTCGCTAAgttagattgggatgacctacggtacacttacgaAGTCCCTtctagctttcgccccatcattcCTACTGGTGTGAACTTGTACTTCGATCCCCCGCCGGGTTCTTGTACTTTCTTTACTGAGCAGTTCGTATCTGACCTTCGTCTACCCCCGCATCCTTTTTTGTccggagtgtgccgctactttaagGTTCCCTTAGGTCAGTTATCCCCCAATTCCATAAAAATCTTATGTGGCTTTGTAgtactctgcgaagtttgtgaggtttcTTGGTCAGCTCCCCTTTTTCATTGCTTCTTCACTCTCGTTCGGGGTGCCGATGGTCTCTTTGATTTCCAAGCTCGCAGCCAAACCGctttcttttctcctcttcctcctcccagtgctaactggaagaaaaagttcttttttctccggtttccgGAGGAAACTGCCTGGCCCATGCACTGGCAACCTGAACTGCCTCTGACTCCAGCGCTGGACGAATTCCACCTGGACCTCTCCTATGCCACGGCTGCTGATCGACTAGAGGATTGGCGCTTGAATCTGACGAGATTACTATCTGAAGATCTACTTTCTTTCTTCAGGATAAGCCGCTGTACCTCTGACACACCGCGCTCCTTAGGTGAGTCCGTGTGGAATGCCTCCTTTTCGATTCCCTGTAAGAGTGACTTCTTGTGTTGATGCCTTCAGCTGAAGTTTTGTATCGAGCGTCGGAGGTTCTGCCTCTGCCCCTCGATGACCTGGAGATAATGCGGCGCAGTCGGGCAATCTTGGGcaggaggctactccctcaccTGGGGTCTGCCGCAGTCGGGGCAGCGACTCAGCCTGCTCCCAGCCCTGCCCTACACGCCGCTTCTCCTTCCTCTGCCGCCTTGAACCGAGGTCGGGGTCGGGGCCAAGCCACACTCCCGGCCAGAAGCGTCTCCCGAGGAGCCTCGCGATCATCCAGACGCGGTCGTGCAGCTCTTCATCGCGCAGGTCCGAGCTCATCCGGACGGGGCGACACAGACAGGGGTGCGGCGGCCTCTTCCCTGGGTCAGCCTTGCTCTGATGATTCTGACTCTGAtaaccagcccctgcttcacaggCGGCGCCGAAAACCAGGTCTGACTTCATTAA from Zingiber officinale cultivar Zhangliang chromosome 4B, Zo_v1.1, whole genome shotgun sequence includes:
- the LOC121978581 gene encoding stress response protein NST1-like, with product MPTPNLPSTDPAFEALWRLPLETDPPCTPAADSSPVFGRVNFFGDLAISWQSASQQFWESGSPLGEFDQIARSLVATCSASLSAVQRATELQRENATLKARLQELGHPATSSASPEPPLGSLDAYLRAIGESAASARTISHAAFDKLQQLEAALKTSESSLASEVERRQAATSELKNREAELLAQSRELALLKQGRELLQMGLAEAQTVANAAVGRETTLRAQWEACQAQLQSLQAKLSRAQEVVSQGQSDLNAAHAEAIEDKDAMAEYLAGELGRLKAYRLAYVRSSFFLQKLGRWMVVLLSYGAAGGIRQAFEQGYLRAAPPATFLDTARLARELPQDAFPSFEADDGLFFQAAPPPAAAPTLVEVSPQDLPAAIPKASEALAPPPAESADPAPPLSAFDDPSPPSPNVV